A segment of the Salvelinus sp. IW2-2015 linkage group LG23, ASM291031v2, whole genome shotgun sequence genome:
tgccctttgcgaggcattgaaaaatctccctggtctttgWGGTTRAATMtgtgtttgaaattcactgctcgactgagtgaccttacagataattgtaWatgtggggtacagagataaggtagtcattcaaaaatcatgttaaacattattattgcacacatagtgagttcatgcaacttattatgtgacttgttgagcaaatttttacttctgaactttaggcttgccataacaaaggggttgaatacttattgactcaagacatttcagcttttcacttttaattcatttgtaaaactttcgaaaaacctaattccactttgacattatggggtattgtgtgtaggctagtgacaaaaaatcaacatttaatcgattttaaattcaggatgtcacaccaaaatctggaaaaaagtgaaggggtgtgaatactttatttaaaaaaaaaaaatgtacatccaATTTTTATTATTTCTATTCATAGGATTCATACAATACatgtatagatatatattttgtaaatcccccccaccccccaccagcaATTTAATAGCATGTCAAATAAATCATgagataaaaacaaataaattcaTATTACCTAGTAAATCTGCTGAACAATACATCATATAGCCTCAGAAATAGTGACAGATTATTGatatgggtgtgaatactttctgaaggcactgtacactgtATCTTGCAAGTAAACACTCTTCTTTTCTCTATAGGTACTTTGCAGTGGTGGTGTATAAGGTCTTAATTATGCTGATAGAGGAGAGTGGGGGTAGCGAGACCTTTCTGAAGCGCAATTACAAGAAAACCTTCAAGATCAGTACAGGaccgtgctgctgctgctgtccttgcCTGCCCCGCATTCCRGTCACACGGTAACCAGTGGCACACCAGAGTCTGTCATCAAACAGCAATATCTTAGCTAAACTGGTTTGGTTATGATGATCATTATTATTATGAAGATATGTAAATTGTCACATTACTTTATCTTTCAACATAAATCAGGTCACATGATGACTCATGTTCAGGTCACTCTTGGGCCAGATGATTCTTTGTGTTGGTAATGTATACAGTGGTAAGAACATGTTAATAACTGGGCTGTTTTCATTCAGGCGTATGTTATTCCTGCTGAAGCTGGGGGCTCTTCAGTATGCTATATTAAAGACACTTCTCTCAATCCTCTCCATAATATTGTGGACCAACGGCAACTTTGATATTTCTGATGTAAGTAATAAACTTCCTTCTTGTGAAAATCCTGTCAGCAAAAAGAAACACCCCATCTACACCTTACGTTTCCAACTGAGCCTGGTGGCATGCCATGTAGGTCCACTATGCATAACCTACCCTCTTTGACCTTTCTCCATGTCTCAATGTTTAGAGTGAGATCACAAACACGGCGAGTTGGATCAACCCATTTATAGGGGTTCTCACCATCATCTCCCTTTGGTCTGTCGCCATCATGTTCATGAACACATGCAACACACTGCGTAGCGTCAGGATCATACCTAAGTATGCCATGTACCAGGTGAGTCTGACCTTACTGCACCAACCAGCTGGTCAAGGAACTGCCTTCTTCTAAGTGCCATTGATGAGAATACATCATCTGCTGTCATTTACTTAGTCCTTGACCTTGGCTTTGTGGAATGTTTTGTCTGATTGGGTCTGGCAGTGTCCGTTCCTACATCCTAATATTCGATGTATCTTCATGAAGCCACTGGTCATGTGTCCATAGCTGGTGCTGGTGCTCAGTCAGCTGCAGACGGCCATTATTAACGTCCTGGCCTTGGATGGAACCATTGCCTGCTCCCCGCCCTTCTCCTCTAGAGCCCGTGGCACCAGTAAGTGACAAAACAGGGCCAAACGAGAGCCATTACTTGATCAATATGACATCTGTGTCCTCCAACCCTGTCTGGtatgtgtctatctgtctgtctgcagtgttGAGTCAGCAGCTAATGATTGTGGAGATGTTCATCATCACCCTGGTCACCCGGGCGTTGTACCGCCGCACTTATGACCCACTGCCCTCCGACCCCCACGAGACTGACAACGACCAGAACACCAATATCAGCCTGCAGGCACAATACAGTGGGAGCATGCTGCTGAGAGATTGTGGTGgagtgaatagagagagagagtgttttgtgtgtgtgtgtgtgtgtgttgtgtgtgtgtgtgtgtgtgtgtgtgtgtgtgttgtgtgtgtgtgtgtgtgtgtgtgtgtgttgtgtgtgtgtgtgtgtggtgtgtgtgtgtgtgtttgtgatgtgagAGGAGATGTATCAACAGGCTTTAAGTAACCTTACTACCAAACAAATATAAATttacactagctaggtttccatcctgTTGGCGAcaagattttcatgcgaatattctaaaatatgcaAATCAAACATGtgaattttcccaccagagatgtgtttccatcaaattgacttgttgtagATAAAAGTATGTGCGTGATAAAATAGTGCTACTAGTGCAAATACAATTGACTTTTGAGGGTAAATTCACAtataccgaataaaaaatacaagttaaatgggtttccatcgcgttttcaactctactgatggctTTGTCACAATAGATATTGTGtttatagcgaatgtgcccactctggtattggcacgtgcgctctagccacaGCTCGTTTGGGTATGCCTAAAATTATGAGATTATTTGGACAAAAGAACaagattatttgtatttgtcaaatggcagtcaagcatcgacatcatgtcaccagaataagacccccGATATTTTTGGAACGGAGCATCAGCTCATCACTTTGGCCTTtcaccacagacagagacacagaccagacaaggTTGGAGGGCATTTCGGTAGAATGCGTTCAGTGTGCAATGACTTGGTATCCCTTCCTTCTTTTCCACCCTGTGACAGGCCAATCTAAAGTTGGAATAcatctgtcacagtataaaagaagatgtctgtactatttcagtcagttccttgctttaccctgcgtggtgatacagtgagcgtatatacgaaaattgcatttaccatttatcacttgtgttaaataaatataattaaagtatattcggtgactctgaatcacattttatcctgataccagattcgattgacgcaacccttTACAATGTGGAGTTGGATATGTGAGGGTTTTGGAAATACGTTTATAAACCAAAATGGCTTAATGGTTGGATAACatgtgtattttgtattcatatcAATAAATATAGTGTATTAAATCTTTAtgcatatgtaaccgatgtgaaatggctagctaggtagcggtggtgcgcgctagcagcctttcagtcggtgacgtcacttgctctgagacttgaagtagtggttccccttgttctgcgagggccgcggcctttgtagagtgatgggtaacgacgcttcgtgggtgcagagggtccctggttcgcgcccgtgtcggggcgaggggacgttaTACAGTtacacatatattttgatttgattgtgtgtagagagagagagcgcgagagagagcgcgagagagagcgcgagagagagagcgcgagagagagagcgcgagagagagcgagagagagagcgagagagagagcgagagagagagcgagagagagcgagagagagagagagaggattgcgTACTGCTTGGATAAAGACGAATGTCCAAGTTTTTCGTGCCCTCCTATGGTATTGGAGTGATTTGCAAGCAGCCTGGGGGAAACAGacaattacattttctttaaGCTATCTGTTTACCAAATAACATTTGGATGAATCCATTCCGTTTCTTACGAGATTAGTTGGAAGAACATCGGCTATTCTTAAACAGTGGCGCGGTATTGTTCATGGAATTGCATGTTCAGTTTGTCTGAACAAGAGCCCTGAAGGTATACATGACCAATAATTATATATTCTCATCTAAAGTCATAACAATAAATTCCCCCCGAATGGCATTGAAGAAGTTACAGTGACGTTCCTGCTAGCTAGACAAAAGCGCACTTTGATGCCAACTGTGCAATTGCACATTTGTATCACTCTGGTGAAGGGAGAGGTTCTGTCAGCCAATAAGGTTGCAGGTTCTGTCACGTGGGTCggaattagacacacacacactacttccgAATGCATCAGAGTAACATGGGAGGCTACCGTCTAAGGAGGGGATATCAGCATGTAACTTGTATTGAGTGTTTATATTGGTCGATGCTAGTAGACAGGGGGTTGTTTGGAAATCGTTCTTATGCCATCAACTGTACTCATATGTATGTGTGTTGACAATTAGAACGTGATTACTTGAAGCAATCATGAGGCTGTTCAACTTTCTACTAAAAGATGTAACATCGAAAATAGAATATTATTCGAGGTTCTCTCCCTCGCCGATGTCTATCAAGCAGTTTCTGGACTTTGGTGAGTATAAAATTAATACTCCCAAGAGTTTAAATGTCATGGACACAGGGTTGCCATTTGATTGAAAAAATAACTGATGGCTTTAATTAACGAACAGGTGTATATTGAAAACGTTTACCATTTCCTAACGGAAGCCAACATAGCCagacgagagtttctattggactaaTTCAAGTAGGTCCCTCTCCGTTTCGTTTGTTtcagtttaagaaacgttttgcaacagtcGGCGGAATGAATAGACCTCAGATGTTGTCGTTTGTGTGCAATAAGAACATTACTGTGTTTACGCGATATATGGGACTGCGGTACTTCATATTTAAAACGCTTACTTTCCCAATAATGCCTGAGTGTGGCTTTGCTAAACAGTAGATAGTTACATCAGCTGCCACCTCCATTTAAGTAATGTGACATCAGTCTCACAGAGGCCTTGATACATTTCCACTGTCTGTCAATCTATAGTTTGTATGTCGGTGTAGAGATTGATGGCTTCAGTCTCTCAGTAAGCCACGTGCTCTGTGAGAGTAAGTGTCTTAAGTTTAGAGAACAAACTGTGCAAGCTGGACTRTCAAGGTCAACCCGaaagctctctgtctgtccactcaAAACTTTTGGCTCACAGTTGCACAACACTGTTCGTAGCAGCAGCTCATTATAAATAGCTCCATGTCGTTCTGCCTCTCAATATGAACTGGCCACTGACCTATTGCTGCATGTGTGGCAGCCATATTCATAGAGTAACtggcaaataataataatattggaagctcatttactgcatttctttacaataaaaacattttttWaaatgctatttggagaacaggaAAAAGCAGCCTTTATCACCTTGGCCCGCTGTAGGTTCATTCACAtcagtcgatctacaaacacGTGGCCTATTAACTATACAATTGTAATGTTATACCTCTGAAAGGGGGGAGTTATGACAAATGATTCACACTGACACGTGACATTTATAGAACTTTATTGTTTGCATTTTGATGACAGATGTTCATATTAAAACACGTCTTCCTTTCTTTAAGTTCCTAACTTGTTTGATACGATCagtacagattttctcagggGAACGGGGCCCCGACCGCAACTTTTGTAGCCACTgtactaatctctctctctgcttgcttcctctctctcttgtctcctctgcttcctcctccatGCGTTGCAGCTGCCTCAGCCTCACCAATAACAACGTTATTATGAGAACTTAGTAGCGTATTTTCTGCTAGTGCTGAGAGGCTCTGTTTAATGTTAGCCAGAtagaaggatgaagtaagaagctaaGTAATRCTAGCCAGAGCCATTCAACGTTACTGCAATAAAAGCCGCTGGCGGCAGCTAGCCACCTGACTGGCTGAMATGGGCAATCTATAAATGACTGTTTGCCAGTTGTGCACTCATTCTCATAGAGTCAGTTTTTGTTGGTTTGGGGGATGTCTGTAGATATGGCAGGAGTCACGCGACGGTTTTAAAATGGCCTTTTGTYCGGAcatctcacaaacacactgtcagCAGTGTCTTTAGTTGCMTACTTGAGCCGACTGCGAGCTCGGGTAGTTTGTTTCACGTCTCAGGCCCACTGCCTGTGCCGCGAGAGGACAGAGTTAGATCAAGAATATAAGCGTTGTGATCAACGCTGGGAGCAATATttcgattcccccccccccaggtaagttgactgaacatacattctcatttacagcaacgacctggggaataggtacagggggatgaatgagccaattgKAAGCTGGGGATAATTAGGTGGCSatgatggtatgagggccagattgggWATTTAGCCAGGACActagggttaacacccctactcttacaataagtgccatgggatctttagtgaccacagagagtcagaacacctgtttaacgtcccatctgaaagacggcaccctacgcagggcaatgtccccaatcactgccctggggcattatgatttattttttttgacCAGATGAAAGAGTGCTTCCTACtgtccctccaacaccacttccagtagCATCAGGGACTGACcaagaccaaccctgcttagcttcagaagcaagccagaagtgggatgcagggtggtaagcTGCTGGCTAAATGTTGACCAGACCTCAGTGTCCTCATATGTACTTATGTCCTATTGCACTAATACAAACATCCGTCAGTGGTTTGTCACAAACTTCCATCAAATGAGGCAGATGTGGAAAKCTCCAAGAATTCAGGTGTTTCTGAGACAGACATTTTGAAAGTTCCAACTGACATGCATGAGAGGTCTGTTGATATAATCTTGTTTACAACCTCTGTCAAATGAACACAGCACAAGTATTGGTCTGCTACCAGTCACCAGTTTATTGACCCCATGTTTTTCCACAGGTAGGGAGAATGCATGTGAGAAGACCTCCTACGTGTTCCTGCGTAAGGAGCTTGCGGTGCGGGGGGCCAACACCATGAAGGAAATCAACCTGTTACCCAGTGACCTGCGTATCCAGCCGTCCGTCAAGCTTGTGCACAGTTGGTGAGAACCTCTGTCCCTCTGTACTGATTCCGGGGTGACTGTAAGCACAGTATTCTGGGATGCATGGTGACATCCGTCTGGGTGTACGCCAGGGTCTGACAGTGTGCTGTGGTCTTTGTGTTTCAGGTACATACAGAGCTTTGAAGAGCTGCTGGGTTATGAACACAGGGGTCCAGAGGACAGCCGCACCTTAAACGAGTGAGTTGACATGTACATAGTCGCATCAGGCACCCACCACATCTTCAGACGGCACTGAGACTTCAGACGGCACTGAGACTTCAGACGGCACTGAGACTTCAGACGKCACTGAGACTTCAGACGGCACTGAGACTTCAGACGGCACTGAGACTTCTGAGAGTGCTCACACCATATTTCTCTGGAACAGCTTTCTAGACACCCTGGTCAAAATCCGTAACAGGCACAGTGAAGTGGTCCCCACCATGGCCCAGGGTGTCATAGAGTACAAGCAGAAGTTTGGCTTTGATCCTTTTATCAGCAGCAACGTTCAGTACTTCCTGGATCGCTTTTACACCAACAGGATATCCTTCCGCATGCTCATTAACCAGCACAGTAAGTGACATGACCAGCCAATACAGCTATTTATATATGTGTGCCGGATGTTGTGTAAAAATAGTGCATGTGTATGACTTGGATTTTATAGTTGATGTTGATGAGGATCTTGATCAGGTGAGACTTTGTTTCAGCACTCCTTTTTGGTGATGACAGAACCACCTCCCATCCCAAGCACATAGGAGGCATTGATCCTACCTGCAATGTCCCTGAGGTGGTGAAAGGTGAGCAGAATACCACTGGTCCTAATGCTTGACAAATAGCAACTTTGAGTCAGACTGCATCAGGGAAACATCAACTTATTCAAACTGTATTCAATAAagagtacagtgcatttggaaagtattcagacccatttactttttccacattttgttacRttacagccttattctaaaatggattaaatKattctacacacaataccctataataacAAAGYGAAAACAGGTTTATATGACAACATTTCTTTGATATactttatttacgtaagtattcagaccctttgctatgagactggaatccacctgtggtaaattcaattgattggacatgatttggaaaggcacacaMCtatctatatatggtcccacagttgacagtgcatgtcaagagcaaaaaccaagccatgaggtcgaaggaattgtccgtagagctccgagacaggattgtatcaattcatagatctggggaagggttccaacaaatttcagcagcattgagggtccccaagaacacagtggcctccatcattcttaaatggaagagtttggcaaccaccaagactcttcctagagctggccgccagccaaactgagcaatcgagggagaagggccttggtcagggagtggaccaagaacccgatggtcatcctgacagagctccagagttcctcgtggagattggagaaccttccagaaggacaaccatctctgcagcactccaccaatcggccttatggtagagtgcccagacggaagccgcttctcagtaaaagcacatgacggtcgcttggagtttgccaaaggcacctaaaggactctcagaccatgagaaacaatattctctggtctgatgaaaccaagagaatctctttgcctgaatgccaagcgtcacgtctggagaaaacctggcaccatccctacggtgaagcatgatggtggcagcatcatgctagggggatgttattcagcgcagggactgggaaactagtcaggatcgagggaatgataaacggagcaaaatacagagagatccttgatgaaaaactgttccagagcgctgaggacctcagactggggcgaagtttcaccttccaataggacaacgaccctaactaagcacacagccaagacaacgcaggagtggcttcgggacaagtctatgaatgtccttgagtggcccagccaaaccCGAACTTGAAaccggatcgaacatctctggagagacctgaaaatagcttgtgtagtgatgctccccatccaagctgacacagattgagtggatctgcagaggagaatgggagaaactccccaaatacagttgtgccaagcttgtagcgtcatacccaagaagactctaaaAACcttattttgctttgtcattatggggtattgtgtgtagattgatgagaaaagcaacaaattgaatccattttagaataaggctgtaacgtaaccaaatgtggaaaaagtcaaggggtctgaattctttccgaatgcactgtatatgaagagtttctttccaaaacgctatatccacacattcttcacatttgtgttttttcatcagaaattattGCTTTTGGGTACCTTCACGTGGAGTGGGTAACAGGTGCACTATCTCACTTTATTAGCTGGGTGCTCTGCCATATGTGGCAATGGCGTCAAATTAAATCTCAGGTTCAAGAACATTGGGAAACGGTGGaactccccaaaaatattttattttagtcCTGGTAGGCTAACGCATTTTGGCAGTTATGCCTTCATCAGAGCATCAAGAGATGTGCCAAAGACATGATTTTTTATGCAGGTGCCTAGGTGATCATTATAATTGCCTACAACTGTGCGATGGCGGTGCATAGCGGTACTCAAACTATTAGTCAACAAACAATTGTTACAATATACTCtacatacaaatacacagatCAGCAGAATAAAYTCGAAAAATTGCATTTAGGTATCATGATGATGTCGGAAATTTGAGATATTTTAGCGCAATGAATTACTTCCTAGTACACAATAAAGCCTACAAAAATAGATGCCTTGGGGTATGAAGAATAGACATCTATTTTTAGAGAGAAAGATTGTGATTGAATGTATGAAAATATAGCCTACATGAGCATACAAATGACAGCGCAGCCATATATACAAGAATAGTGTGAATGAGAAATAATTGTTTCGACCAAGMGGATGCACGGTGTTTAACCTCTCAATACAAAACATCTCTCGTTGGGAGAGCATTTTAGGGACCATGCCAGCTCTGATAGACCTGTTCCAGGCCACCAAAGAGGACAATGGGCCGTGTTTTGCTTCTAAGTAGTGGTTTGCCATAGCATGTTCAATATTGCCAGTGCTGATCCCTGTTTTGTGTTCAGATATTCTTATTTTGAAATATCTTTCTGTTTGGCCCGCAGGCTTTACAGTCCCTTAAGCATTTACACAATGTTACAATTTATGAACTGTCTCTGGTAGAACGTTCGGCCTGTTAAGAGGGTGTGTGAAGTATTTACTGTTTGCCGTGTTGTTACATCGAGCACATCGTCCACACTTATAGTTCCGTTGTAGAGATAACCAGTTTGTATGGTCAGGCTTCGGGATAGAATGGACCAGCACGTCCCTGATTGTGCATGTCTGTacgagaggagagggggactTTCCACCAGGCTCTGTTTGTAGAATAGCCCAGTGCACACCAGTCGGGATAATGATTTTGAGATGTCGCGGATGATGATATTATTGGAATGGAGAACACCttcgtgtgtgtgtaaaatattattcatcttaagatgaatgttcttactgcaagtcactctggataagggcATCTGCTAACTGACAAAAATGGCAAATGTTTTACATAYagatctcatattactgtatttaatTWTTATWattttttattgtatttaaatACCGATATCACAAATTTATAATTTGTACATTtctatatatctttttttgttatttgttacgtctgactgtgtaaaacctagctcTACTACTTTTTCTCTCAAAGTGAGGCGGATATTTGGTCAAAGTTGAAGACMGTGCCGCATAACATTATTCCTCTGTGTTTCTATGCTACTGTCTTTTACAGATGCTTATGAGACCGCTAAGATGCTCTGTGAGCAGTACTACATGGTCGCCCCTGAGCTGAACATAGAAGAGTACAATTGTAAGTTGAAATGTAATTAAACACGCTGAGCCACCTGTGTATGCATTATAAAAGAGGAATAGCCGTCTATGCATTTATAAGCTGTTGTACGGAGCCATTTGCTTATATGAAGGMTGGTAGCATGTCTATAATGCAATATTGGTAGGATAGAAGGCACTGGCGCTTAGATTGTAAACGTCTGAGTATGYGCTAAGCTCTTGGTTAGGATTTGGCAGGTTTATTAGCTGTAATGGAAAAAGTCATCTGGAATGGAAAGTTGGCCTCATCTCAGAGTTTCCCGTTGGCTCCTGTCGAACCTGCAAATGTAAACAGAGGAGACGCAGCAGATCCAATGGAAATCTATTTCGTGTGATATTACGTGAAACATGACTACTGTAATGATATGTGAACAGAGAACAATTGATACATATTGATTGCCTTTATTTCACATTAACATACATGTCTCTTTCCTCAGCCAAGGCCTCTTCGAAGGCTATCCAGGTGGTTTATGTTCCATCTCACCTGTTCCATACGCTGTTTGAGCTCTTCAAGGTGACTGGCATTTATGTTGTACTGAACGAAAGCTTCTCTAGGCTATCAATTAACTGGTCCTAATTTGTAgtgtacggtgcattcggaaagtattcagaccctttgactttttcgacattttgttacgttagtcttattctaaaataggttaacttattttagaataaggctgtaacgtaacaaaatgttgaaaaagtcaaggggtMtgaatactttccgaatgcactgtaggtgtgtAACATGTATGTGTGTATCATCATTGGTTGTATCCTGTTGTATTTATACGTTCCAACTGAGTTATGTGTATTCATTMATGTTTATTGAATGACTATGTAGAATTCAATGCGGGCCACAGTGGAGCTCCATGAGAACAGTAGTGCTGGACTCCCCCCAGTGAAGGCCATGGTGACGCTTGGAAAGGAAGACCTCTCTATCAAGGTCTGTTACTGGCACGGACACCGGTCTGGTGTTTTTACATGACCTCATCAAGGttctcacacacacctgtcctctCCCCTCAGATCAGTGACAGAGGRGGGGGCGTGCCCCTCAGGAAGATTGACAAGCTCTTTAGCTACATGTACTCCACCGCGCCCACCCCGAGCCTTGAACCAGGAAATGGAACTCAGGCTGCACCACTGGTAACACATC
Coding sequences within it:
- the LOC111950965 gene encoding organic solute transporter subunit alpha-like; this encodes MEEALNSTIHPTCLQEPPLAIDIIKQLDVFGVALYSMLTLMSTLSLLLYLEECVFIYRKVPSPKKTTIMWVNGAAPVIATMACFGMWIPRATMFTDMTSNSYFAVVVYKVLIMLIEESGGSETFLKRNYKKTFKISTGPCCCCCPCLPRIPVTRRMLFLLKLGALQYAILKTLLSILSIILWTNGNFDISDSEITNTASWINPFIGVLTIISLWSVAIMFMNTCNTLRSVRIIPKYAMYQLVLVLSQLQTAIINVLALDGTIACSPPFSSRARGTMLSQQLMIVEMFIITLVTRALYRRTYDPLPSDPHETDNDQNTNISLQAQYSGSMLLRDCGGVNRERECFVCVYSIDATLYNVELDM
- the LOC111950597 gene encoding pyruvate dehydrogenase (acetyl-transferring) kinase isozyme 3, mitochondrial isoform X3, with the protein product MRLFNFLLKDVTSKIEYYSRFSPSPMSIKQFLDFGRENACEKTSYVFLRKELAVRGANTMKEINLLPSDLRIQPSVKLVHSWYIQSFEELLGYEHRGPEDSRTLNDFLDTLVKIRNRHSEVVPTMAQGVIEYKQKFGFDPFISSNVQYFLDRFYTNRISFRMLINQHTLLFGDDRTTSHPKHIGGIDPTCNVPEVVKDAYETAKMLCEQYYMVAPELNIEEYNSKASSKAIQVVYVPSHLFHTLFELFKISDRGGGVPLRKIDKLFSYMYSTAPTPSLEPGNGTQAAPLAGFGYGLPISRLYARYFQGDLNLYSMEGVGTDAVIYLKALSSESFERLPVFNKSAWRHYQTGPEADDWSNPSSDPRDAAKYKIK
- the LOC111950597 gene encoding pyruvate dehydrogenase (acetyl-transferring) kinase isozyme 3, mitochondrial isoform X1 translates to MRLFNFLLKDVTSKIEYYSRFSPSPMSIKQFLDFGRENACEKTSYVFLRKELAVRGANTMKEINLLPSDLRIQPSVKLVHSWYIQSFEELLGYEHRGPEDSRTLNDFLDTLVKIRNRHSEVVPTMAQGVIEYKQKFGFDPFISSNVQYFLDRFYTNRISFRMLINQHTLLFGDDRTTSHPKHIGGIDPTCNVPEVVKDAYETAKMLCEQYYMVAPELNIEEYNSKASSKAIQVVYVPSHLFHTLFELFKNSMRATVELHENSSAGLPPVKAMVTLGKEDLSIKISDRGGGVPLRKIDKLFSYMYSTAPTPSLEPGNGTQAAPLAGFGYGLPISRLYARYFQGDLNLYSMEGVGTDAVIYLKALSSESFERLPVFNKSAWRHYQTGPEADDWSNPSSDPRDAAKYKIK
- the LOC111950597 gene encoding pyruvate dehydrogenase (acetyl-transferring) kinase isozyme 3, mitochondrial isoform X4, coding for MRLFNFLLKDVTSKIEYYSRFSPSPMSIKQFLDFGRENACEKTSYVFLRKELAVRGANTMKEINLLPSDLRIQPSVKLVHSWYIQSFEELLGYEHRGPEDSRTLNDFLDTLVKIRNRHSEVVPTMAQGVIEYKQKFGFDPFISSNVQYFLDRFYTNRISFRMLINQHTLLFGDDRTTSHPKHIGGIDPTCNVPEVVKDAYETAKMLCEQYYMVAPELNIEEYNSKASSKAIQVVYVPSHLFHTLFELFKNSMRATVELHENSSAGLPPVKAMVTLGKEDLSIKISDRGGGVPLRKIDKLFSYMYSTAPTPSLEPGNGTQAAPLVTHXK
- the LOC111950597 gene encoding pyruvate dehydrogenase (acetyl-transferring) kinase isozyme 3, mitochondrial isoform X2 translates to MQGGRENACEKTSYVFLRKELAVRGANTMKEINLLPSDLRIQPSVKLVHSWYIQSFEELLGYEHRGPEDSRTLNDFLDTLVKIRNRHSEVVPTMAQGVIEYKQKFGFDPFISSNVQYFLDRFYTNRISFRMLINQHTLLFGDDRTTSHPKHIGGIDPTCNVPEVVKDAYETAKMLCEQYYMVAPELNIEEYNSKASSKAIQVVYVPSHLFHTLFELFKNSMRATVELHENSSAGLPPVKAMVTLGKEDLSIKISDRGGGVPLRKIDKLFSYMYSTAPTPSLEPGNGTQAAPLAGFGYGLPISRLYARYFQGDLNLYSMEGVGTDAVIYLKALSSESFERLPVFNKSAWRHYQTGPEADDWSNPSSDPRDAAKYKIK